The proteins below are encoded in one region of Amycolatopsis magusensis:
- a CDS encoding ATP-binding protein, translating to MRRTTDVAGHLATLGLLTAEVDLLPPLLPTTGPSVQAFRHREDATPMNASQLRGLLNRWLRGLGLTGDLLEDVVLAAYEAMANVVDHAYAGDPGPLDLHAHAHAGTCTITIADQGRWRTAPPTSGSFRGRGLGMMHELSNEVLMRSNERGTTVRMIWRDAYPA from the coding sequence ATGCGAAGAACGACGGACGTCGCCGGTCACCTGGCGACCCTGGGACTCCTCACTGCCGAAGTCGATCTGCTGCCGCCCCTGCTCCCCACCACGGGCCCGTCGGTTCAGGCATTCCGCCACCGCGAAGACGCCACCCCGATGAACGCCTCCCAGCTGCGTGGGTTGCTGAACCGCTGGCTGCGCGGCCTCGGCCTGACCGGTGACCTGCTCGAAGACGTCGTGCTCGCCGCGTACGAAGCGATGGCCAACGTCGTCGACCACGCCTACGCGGGCGATCCAGGTCCGCTCGACCTGCACGCGCACGCCCACGCGGGCACCTGCACGATCACCATCGCCGACCAGGGCCGATGGCGCACGGCGCCGCCCACGTCCGGCTCGTTCCGCGGTCGCGGGCTCGGCATGATGCACGAGCTGTCGAACGAGGTGCTGATGCGCTCGAACGAGCGCGGCACCACGGTCCGCATGATCTGGCGCGACGCCTATCCGGCCTGA
- a CDS encoding GntR family transcriptional regulator yields the protein MTIPPTVAPARRRGLADEVADRIREAIFNGSYAPGSQLREVELSGALDVSRGPVREALLRLEREGLVRSEWHRGATVTDLTPEDVAELDSLRGALETLAVRLVVEHATDADLDQIDQAVVRMERAADAHEMVRGDLAFHDAVYAAAHHRRLGEAWAAIRNQVHLFLLTRINRSTQDYLSHIPAEHRALAESLRAKDTEAALAAFAEHRHHAFDILSR from the coding sequence ATGACTATCCCGCCCACCGTGGCTCCCGCGCGCCGGCGCGGTCTCGCCGACGAGGTCGCTGACCGCATCCGCGAGGCGATCTTCAACGGCAGCTACGCCCCCGGCTCGCAGCTGCGCGAGGTCGAGCTGTCCGGCGCGCTGGACGTCAGCCGCGGGCCCGTGCGCGAGGCCCTGCTCCGGCTCGAACGCGAGGGGTTGGTTCGCAGCGAGTGGCATCGCGGGGCGACAGTCACCGACCTCACGCCCGAAGACGTCGCCGAGCTCGACAGCCTGCGCGGAGCGCTGGAAACCCTCGCCGTCCGGCTCGTCGTCGAACACGCCACCGACGCCGACCTGGACCAGATCGACCAGGCGGTGGTGCGCATGGAACGCGCGGCCGACGCGCACGAGATGGTCCGCGGCGACCTGGCCTTCCACGACGCCGTCTACGCGGCAGCCCACCACCGGCGCCTCGGCGAGGCCTGGGCGGCCATCCGCAACCAGGTCCACCTGTTCCTGCTCACCCGGATCAACCGCAGCACCCAGGACTACCTCAGCCACATCCCGGCCGAGCACCGGGCACTGGCCGAATCGTTGCGCGCCAAGGACACCGAAGCCGCACTGGCCGCGTTCGCCGAACACCGCCACCACGCGTTCGACATCCTCAGCCGCTGA
- a CDS encoding DinB family protein: MPASRTELLSWQFELTWSLLELHLDELEPADFGWEPARHHWTMRPGPEQTWVPDWSDGEPSPIPVPTLGWVTWHLGWWWSVTLDHVNGRTPREREEISWPGPGQPTIDWLRGLRDEWTAALARLTDADLDAPAPFPWPDDPEKTVAHMIAWVNAELMKNTAELGQLRLLRAAA, encoded by the coding sequence GTGCCTGCCTCACGTACCGAACTGCTCAGCTGGCAGTTCGAGCTGACCTGGTCCCTGCTCGAACTCCACCTCGACGAACTCGAGCCCGCCGACTTCGGCTGGGAACCCGCCCGGCACCACTGGACCATGCGGCCCGGCCCGGAGCAGACCTGGGTGCCGGACTGGTCGGACGGCGAACCGTCGCCGATCCCGGTGCCGACGCTCGGCTGGGTCACCTGGCACCTCGGCTGGTGGTGGTCGGTCACCCTCGACCACGTCAACGGGCGCACCCCGCGCGAGCGCGAGGAGATCAGCTGGCCCGGCCCCGGTCAGCCGACGATCGACTGGCTGCGCGGGCTCCGCGACGAGTGGACGGCCGCGCTCGCCCGCCTCACCGACGCCGACCTCGACGCGCCGGCACCGTTCCCGTGGCCGGACGACCCGGAGAAGACCGTCGCGCACATGATCGCGTGGGTCAACGCGGAGCTGATGAAGAACACCGCCGAACTCGGCCAGCTCCGCCTGCTGCGCGCGGCGGCCTGA
- a CDS encoding TIGR03620 family F420-dependent LLM class oxidoreductase, producing MSELALGRFGVWTFDFEHLAASRMRESIQELEELGWPAFWVPELFGREALTHAGFLLSCTERITVVNGIAQIRPREPRWTHSGANLLADAYPGRHVLGLGFGGARPGTKPLRAMRAYLDDLDAAATVNPEPEVPIRRILAAYGPKMLELARDRAAGAHTYHVTVEHTAQAREVLGDAFLGVEHAVLFETDPGKAREIAREHLHPYLTQEYNVAKFRRLGYTDADLDHGRGSDRLVDDLVFWGDLDTISAKLQHHLDAGADHVGIQVIGTQPGESAMPRWRLLADALLSR from the coding sequence ATGAGCGAACTGGCGCTGGGGCGCTTCGGCGTGTGGACCTTCGACTTCGAGCACCTGGCGGCGAGCCGGATGCGGGAGTCCATCCAGGAACTCGAAGAACTCGGCTGGCCCGCCTTCTGGGTGCCGGAGCTCTTCGGGCGCGAAGCACTGACGCACGCCGGATTCCTGTTGTCCTGCACCGAACGCATCACCGTGGTCAACGGCATCGCGCAGATCCGGCCGCGCGAACCGCGGTGGACGCACAGCGGCGCGAACCTGCTGGCCGACGCCTACCCCGGGCGGCACGTGCTGGGCCTGGGCTTCGGTGGCGCGCGTCCGGGAACCAAGCCACTGCGGGCGATGCGCGCCTACCTGGACGACCTCGACGCAGCGGCGACCGTCAACCCCGAGCCGGAAGTGCCGATCCGGCGGATCCTCGCGGCATACGGGCCGAAGATGCTCGAACTCGCCAGGGACCGGGCCGCGGGCGCGCACACCTACCACGTGACGGTGGAGCACACGGCCCAGGCGCGGGAGGTGCTCGGCGACGCCTTCCTCGGCGTCGAACACGCAGTGCTGTTCGAGACCGACCCCGGCAAGGCGCGAGAGATCGCGCGCGAACATCTGCACCCCTACCTGACGCAGGAGTACAACGTCGCCAAGTTCCGGCGCCTGGGCTACACCGACGCCGACCTGGACCACGGCCGCGGCAGCGACCGCCTCGTCGACGACCTCGTCTTCTGGGGCGACCTGGACACGATCAGCGCGAAACTGCAGCACCACCTCGACGCCGGCGCGGACCACGTCGGCATCCAGGTCATCGGCACCCAGCCGGGCGAATCCGCCATGCCCCGATGGCGTCTCCTCGCCGACGCCCTCCTGTCTCGCTGA
- a CDS encoding DUF6766 family protein — translation MRKFLRDNGLSLGFGLLFLLALAGQALAGHTDFNDRQLQDGGSPVGFGDYLTSSDFLVDVAENWQSEYLQFLLYVVATVYLIQRGSPESKPSSRIGRESDRDQLVGAHARARSPKWAKTGGWRTAVFSRSLGLVMGLLFLATWGIQSVAGLAAYNSDQLLSFGDPVDWLGYVGSAEFWNRSLQNWQSEFLALGSMAVLSVYLRQRGSPESKPVGAPHTATDETG, via the coding sequence ATGCGGAAGTTCCTGCGGGACAACGGCCTGAGCCTTGGCTTCGGCCTGCTCTTCCTGCTGGCACTGGCCGGGCAGGCCCTCGCCGGCCACACCGACTTCAACGACCGCCAACTCCAGGACGGTGGTTCGCCGGTCGGCTTCGGCGACTACCTGACGTCGTCGGACTTCCTGGTGGACGTGGCCGAGAACTGGCAGTCCGAGTACCTGCAGTTCCTGCTCTACGTGGTCGCGACCGTCTACTTGATCCAGCGCGGTTCGCCGGAGTCGAAGCCGTCGTCGCGGATCGGCCGGGAGAGCGACCGCGATCAGCTCGTCGGCGCGCACGCCCGGGCCCGCTCGCCGAAGTGGGCCAAGACGGGCGGCTGGCGCACGGCGGTGTTCTCGCGCTCGCTGGGCCTGGTCATGGGCCTGCTGTTCCTGGCGACCTGGGGCATCCAGTCGGTGGCCGGCCTGGCCGCATACAACTCCGACCAGCTGCTGTCCTTCGGCGATCCGGTCGACTGGCTGGGTTACGTCGGCTCGGCCGAGTTCTGGAACCGCTCGCTGCAGAACTGGCAGTCGGAGTTCCTCGCGCTCGGCTCGATGGCCGTGCTGTCGGTGTACCTGCGCCAGCGCGGCTCGCCGGAGTCCAAACCGGTCGGTGCCCCGCACACGGCCACCGACGAAACGGGCTGA
- a CDS encoding DHA2 family efflux MFS transporter permease subunit: MPGNGGSRWLALSVLSAATLMVVLDGSVVTIALPWIQRDLGFSQAGLAWVVNAYLIAFAGSLMLAGRLGDLAGRRRVFLLGMVVFTVASLLCGIAADRTALVAFRFLQGVGGAMASAVVLGMIVTLFPEPRERAKAIGVYSFVQAGGASIGLIAGGVLTQGLSWNWAFLVNLPIGVAAIALTWRLVAADRGLGVREGADLAGAALVTGGLMLLVYTIVQAEEHSWSSARSLGLLTFSLALLAGFVVRQAKAAKPLLPLRLFRARAVSGANLVMVLMVAGLFGFQFITALYLQRVLELDALWTGLAFLPAPVTIAVFSLGFAARLAERFGARHVLVGGLVLVAISLAWLARVPEHGQYTVDVLPVLVLMGAGFGTAMPALMGQAMSGATEGDSGIASGLINTTQQVGAAMGTAVLATAATTHSAGLFDAGVPEKTALTAGFQLSYGLSAGFVALAAVTAAVFFRRSAERVHAAR, from the coding sequence ATGCCCGGAAACGGTGGCTCGAGGTGGCTCGCGCTGAGCGTGCTCAGCGCGGCGACGCTGATGGTGGTGCTCGACGGCTCGGTGGTCACCATCGCGCTGCCGTGGATCCAGCGCGACCTCGGCTTCTCCCAGGCGGGGCTGGCGTGGGTGGTCAACGCCTACCTGATCGCCTTCGCCGGTTCGCTGATGCTGGCCGGACGGCTCGGCGACCTGGCCGGCCGCCGCCGCGTGTTCCTGCTCGGCATGGTGGTGTTCACCGTGGCCTCGCTGCTGTGCGGGATCGCCGCCGACCGGACCGCGCTGGTGGCCTTCCGCTTCCTCCAGGGCGTGGGCGGCGCGATGGCGTCGGCGGTGGTGCTCGGCATGATCGTCACGCTGTTCCCGGAACCGCGTGAGCGGGCCAAGGCGATCGGGGTCTACAGCTTCGTGCAGGCGGGCGGGGCGTCGATCGGGCTGATCGCCGGCGGGGTGCTCACCCAGGGGCTCAGCTGGAACTGGGCGTTCCTCGTCAACCTGCCGATCGGCGTGGCCGCGATCGCGCTCACCTGGCGGCTGGTGGCCGCCGACCGGGGGCTCGGTGTGCGCGAGGGTGCCGACCTGGCCGGTGCCGCACTCGTCACCGGCGGGCTGATGCTGCTGGTATACACCATTGTCCAGGCCGAGGAGCACAGCTGGAGCAGCGCGCGAAGCCTTGGCCTACTGACGTTTTCCCTCGCGCTGCTGGCCGGTTTCGTGGTGCGGCAGGCGAAAGCGGCCAAACCGTTGCTGCCGCTGCGGCTGTTCCGCGCACGGGCGGTCAGCGGGGCGAACCTGGTGATGGTGCTGATGGTCGCCGGCCTGTTCGGCTTCCAGTTCATCACCGCGCTGTACCTGCAGCGGGTGCTGGAGCTGGACGCGCTGTGGACCGGGCTGGCCTTCCTGCCCGCGCCGGTGACCATCGCGGTGTTCTCCCTCGGGTTCGCCGCCCGGCTGGCCGAGCGGTTCGGCGCCCGGCACGTGCTCGTCGGCGGACTGGTGCTGGTGGCGATTTCCTTGGCCTGGCTGGCCAGGGTCCCCGAGCACGGACAGTACACAGTGGACGTACTACCGGTGCTGGTGCTGATGGGTGCCGGATTCGGCACGGCCATGCCGGCGTTGATGGGACAGGCGATGTCCGGGGCTACCGAGGGTGATTCGGGGATCGCGTCCGGACTGATCAACACCACGCAGCAGGTCGGCGCCGCCATGGGTACCGCCGTACTGGCGACAGCGGCGACCACGCACAGCGCCGGGCTGTTCGACGCCGGGGTACCGGAGAAAACCGCGCTGACAGCGGGTTTTCAGTTGTCGTACGGGTTGAGCGCGGGTTTCGTCGCGCTCGCGGCGGTGACCGCCGCCGTGTTCTTCCGCCGCTCGGCCGAACGGGTGCACGCGGCGCGGTGA
- a CDS encoding VOC family protein produces the protein MTIFDSPIPRFHLAMPVDDLAAARRFYGEVLGLEQGRSSDTWVDWNLHGHQFVTHLAGEGTRRIHNPVDGHDVPVPHFGLVLTVEEFGKLADRLRAAGTEFVIEPYVRFKGEPGEQWTMFLLDPAGNALEFKAFADDSQVFAV, from the coding sequence ATGACGATTTTCGATTCCCCCATCCCGCGCTTCCACCTGGCGATGCCGGTCGACGACCTGGCTGCCGCGCGCCGGTTCTACGGCGAGGTGCTCGGCCTGGAGCAGGGTCGCAGCTCGGACACCTGGGTCGACTGGAACCTGCACGGCCACCAGTTCGTCACGCACCTCGCGGGCGAGGGCACCCGGCGCATCCACAACCCGGTCGACGGGCACGACGTGCCGGTGCCGCACTTCGGCCTGGTGCTGACCGTCGAGGAGTTCGGCAAGCTGGCCGACCGCCTGCGCGCGGCGGGCACCGAGTTCGTGATCGAGCCGTATGTGCGGTTCAAGGGCGAGCCGGGCGAGCAGTGGACCATGTTCCTGCTGGACCCGGCGGGCAACGCGCTCGAGTTCAAGGCGTTCGCCGACGACAGCCAGGTGTTCGCCGTCTGA
- a CDS encoding helix-turn-helix domain-containing protein, whose protein sequence is MSPPESVRMRRRRLGARIKTARRAARVTQVQVMGVLGCSQSTVTKIENGSTTISAANLDRLIDFLGVDGETADWMRQHNTGARARPVRRAGPAWFGDYPELEQRASDIRSWTGERIPGVLQSEQYMVAQFEAAGCPNVDELVEARKDRQRVFDRDGRREFLLSESALDRLRGWPDPAMVLDEVQHLLKCGDMPEVGVRILRYSATLYPELDFTMLRLPDEEELVYVEYPSGKQLLNQEKHLEQYRNSWAQLDELALSREDSARFLIALREQLVSR, encoded by the coding sequence GTGAGCCCGCCCGAATCGGTGCGCATGCGGCGCCGTCGTCTCGGCGCGCGGATCAAGACCGCCCGCCGGGCCGCGCGGGTCACCCAGGTGCAGGTGATGGGTGTGCTCGGGTGCAGCCAGTCGACCGTCACCAAGATCGAGAACGGCAGCACGACGATCTCCGCGGCGAACCTCGACCGGCTGATCGATTTCCTCGGCGTGGACGGGGAAACCGCGGACTGGATGCGGCAGCACAACACCGGCGCCCGCGCCCGGCCCGTCCGTCGAGCCGGGCCTGCGTGGTTCGGCGACTACCCGGAACTGGAGCAGCGCGCGTCGGACATCCGGTCCTGGACCGGGGAGCGCATTCCCGGGGTGCTGCAGTCGGAGCAGTACATGGTGGCGCAGTTCGAGGCCGCGGGCTGCCCGAACGTGGACGAACTGGTGGAGGCGCGCAAGGATCGGCAGCGCGTGTTCGACCGGGACGGTCGCCGTGAGTTCCTGCTCAGCGAGTCCGCGCTCGACCGGCTCCGCGGCTGGCCGGATCCGGCGATGGTGCTGGACGAGGTGCAGCACCTGCTCAAGTGCGGGGACATGCCGGAGGTGGGCGTCCGGATCCTGCGGTACAGCGCGACGCTGTACCCGGAACTGGACTTCACCATGCTGCGGCTGCCGGATGAGGAGGAGCTGGTCTACGTCGAGTACCCGAGTGGGAAGCAGTTGCTGAACCAGGAGAAACACCTGGAGCAGTACCGGAATTCGTGGGCGCAGCTGGACGAGCTCGCACTGTCGCGAGAGGACTCGGCGCGGTTCCTGATCGCTCTCCGGGAGCAGCTGGTCAGTCGCTGA
- a CDS encoding glycoside hydrolase family 25 protein, with translation MVLFGLDISHHQGGNPNLHQARAEGVEFVICKATESSGFVDQRFHENVSRAQNAGLLVAAYHYQRAGVSAAAQVDNVRRVVPPGMPVIPDVEGNSGSAGLTREIVNLLRSAGYPVPLTYLPRWYWQQLGSPSLAGLPPLWSSRYPDNAQGSIADEYADVPGHYWDGYGGLGVALLQFSSSGRVAGYAPLDLNAFRGTRQEFAALLGGGAPPGADPTIEEESHMELGPGITVSKTLVCPATPADLVISLGFVSFTVHHLKFFGPTPETGHAELASYGEQRVDPARPYVKPVPQGAMTVEVLYSLDPAPAGTPQHTAVAAFRAR, from the coding sequence ATGGTCCTGTTCGGCCTCGACATCAGCCACCATCAGGGTGGCAATCCCAACCTGCACCAAGCGCGTGCGGAAGGCGTGGAATTCGTCATCTGCAAGGCGACCGAGAGCTCGGGTTTCGTCGACCAGCGCTTCCACGAGAATGTTTCGCGCGCCCAGAACGCGGGTCTGCTGGTCGCGGCCTACCACTACCAGCGCGCCGGGGTTTCGGCCGCGGCGCAGGTGGACAACGTGCGCCGCGTGGTGCCACCGGGCATGCCGGTGATCCCCGACGTGGAGGGCAACAGCGGCAGCGCCGGGCTGACCAGGGAGATCGTGAACCTGTTGCGGTCGGCCGGTTATCCCGTTCCGTTGACGTACCTCCCGCGCTGGTACTGGCAGCAGCTGGGCTCGCCGTCGCTGGCCGGGCTGCCGCCGCTGTGGTCCTCGCGCTACCCCGACAACGCGCAGGGCTCGATCGCCGACGAATACGCCGACGTGCCGGGGCACTACTGGGACGGTTACGGCGGGCTGGGCGTGGCGCTGCTGCAGTTCTCCAGCTCCGGCCGGGTGGCCGGGTACGCGCCGCTGGACCTCAACGCCTTCCGCGGCACCAGGCAGGAGTTCGCCGCCCTGCTCGGCGGGGGAGCACCGCCGGGAGCAGACCCGACCATCGAGGAGGAGAGCCACATGGAGCTGGGTCCGGGAATCACCGTGAGCAAAACGCTGGTCTGCCCCGCGACCCCCGCGGACCTGGTGATCAGCCTCGGTTTCGTCTCGTTCACCGTGCACCACCTCAAGTTCTTCGGGCCCACGCCGGAGACCGGCCACGCGGAACTCGCCTCCTACGGCGAGCAGCGCGTGGATCCCGCGCGGCCGTACGTGAAGCCGGTGCCGCAGGGCGCGATGACCGTCGAGGTCCTCTACAGCCTGGACCCCGCACCGGCGGGCACCCCGCAGCACACCGCGGTCGCGGCTTTCCGGGCGCGGTAG
- a CDS encoding molybdopterin oxidoreductase family protein codes for MAERDAITDPWGARTPYGPGDSWPVRVDSHLADGVRAEDVDRWVPSAAVLHSNGDGLEIAVKDGRIVGVRGQADDRVNHGRLDPKDLYGWQAGASPDRLTTPLVCEGGRLVEATWDEAMRRVVTRSRELLDEQGPSALGFYTSGQLFAEEYYTLAAIAHGALGTNHVDGNTRLCTATAAAALKTSFGCDGQPASYTDVDHADVIALFGHNVAETQSVLWTRMLDRLAGPKPPALVCVDPRTTAVARAATVHLAPLPGTNVALMNGLLHEIIRNDQVDHAYVEKHTVGYDDLVQQVADATPERVADICGVPPEQIREAARLLGGAERLLSTVLQGFYQSHQATAAAVQVNNLNLVRGMLGKPGAGVLQMNGQPTAENTRECGADGDLTGFRNWANDDHVAELARLWNLDPMQIPHYAPPTHLMQMLRYAENGTIRFLWVSATNPAVSLPELARVRSILEQDRLFLVVQDAFRTETTEFADVVFPAAIWGEKIGTFTNVDRTVHLSEKAVEPPGAAKSDLDIFLDYARRMDFRDRDGEPFPAWHDAESAFEAWKKASAGRPCDYSGLTYDKLRAKNGIQWPCTAEQPDGTERLYVDGKFFADPDYCESYGRDLITGAPTEPDEYRSMNPDGKAMIRPAEYLSPHEMPDEERPFALITGRTLYHFHTRTKTARAPELQRAEPEVWVEMSERDAKECDLEDGDLARITTARGAVQAKVRLREIRDGVLFLPFHYGYWDTEATSERAANELTPTDWDPASKQPIFKTAAAAIARVEEDR; via the coding sequence ATGGCGGAACGGGACGCGATCACTGATCCGTGGGGTGCTCGGACGCCGTACGGACCGGGCGACAGCTGGCCGGTGCGCGTCGACAGCCACCTGGCCGACGGGGTGCGCGCCGAGGACGTCGACCGCTGGGTGCCCTCGGCCGCGGTACTGCATTCCAATGGTGACGGGCTGGAGATCGCCGTCAAGGACGGGCGGATCGTCGGGGTGCGCGGCCAGGCGGACGACCGGGTCAACCACGGCAGGCTCGACCCGAAGGACCTCTACGGCTGGCAGGCCGGAGCATCGCCCGATCGGCTGACGACCCCGCTGGTGTGCGAAGGCGGTCGGCTGGTCGAGGCGACCTGGGACGAGGCCATGCGGCGCGTCGTGACGCGCAGCCGTGAACTGCTCGACGAGCAGGGGCCGAGCGCGCTCGGTTTCTACACCAGCGGCCAGTTGTTCGCCGAGGAGTACTACACGCTCGCGGCCATCGCGCACGGCGCGCTGGGCACGAACCACGTGGACGGCAACACCCGCCTGTGCACCGCGACGGCCGCTGCCGCGCTGAAGACGTCCTTCGGTTGCGACGGCCAGCCCGCGTCCTACACCGACGTCGACCACGCCGACGTGATCGCGTTGTTCGGCCACAACGTCGCGGAGACGCAAAGCGTGCTGTGGACACGGATGCTGGACCGGCTGGCAGGGCCGAAGCCGCCCGCGCTGGTGTGCGTGGACCCGCGCACCACGGCCGTCGCGCGGGCGGCCACCGTGCACCTGGCGCCGTTGCCCGGCACCAATGTCGCGCTGATGAACGGTCTGCTGCACGAGATCATCCGCAACGACCAGGTCGATCACGCCTACGTGGAAAAGCACACCGTCGGCTACGACGACCTCGTGCAGCAGGTCGCCGATGCCACCCCGGAGCGCGTCGCGGACATCTGCGGGGTGCCGCCGGAACAGATCCGGGAGGCGGCTCGTCTGCTCGGTGGCGCCGAACGCCTGCTTTCCACTGTGCTGCAAGGCTTCTACCAATCACACCAGGCGACCGCGGCGGCCGTGCAGGTGAACAACCTGAACCTGGTCCGCGGCATGCTCGGCAAGCCCGGCGCCGGGGTGTTGCAGATGAACGGGCAGCCGACCGCGGAGAACACCCGCGAATGCGGTGCCGACGGGGATCTGACCGGATTCCGGAACTGGGCCAACGACGACCACGTGGCCGAACTCGCGCGGCTGTGGAACCTGGATCCGATGCAGATCCCGCACTACGCGCCGCCGACGCACCTGATGCAGATGTTGCGATACGCGGAGAACGGCACCATCCGCTTCCTCTGGGTGAGTGCCACGAATCCGGCCGTCTCGTTGCCCGAACTCGCGCGTGTGCGATCGATCCTCGAGCAGGACCGCTTGTTTCTCGTCGTCCAGGACGCATTCCGCACGGAGACCACGGAATTCGCCGACGTGGTGTTCCCGGCGGCGATCTGGGGTGAGAAAATCGGGACCTTCACCAATGTCGACCGCACGGTCCACCTGTCGGAGAAAGCCGTCGAGCCACCTGGTGCGGCGAAGTCGGACCTCGACATCTTCCTCGATTACGCCCGTCGCATGGACTTCCGGGACCGTGACGGCGAGCCGTTCCCGGCCTGGCATGACGCGGAATCGGCCTTCGAGGCGTGGAAGAAGGCGAGCGCGGGCCGTCCGTGTGACTACAGTGGACTGACGTATGACAAACTGCGGGCCAAGAACGGTATCCAATGGCCGTGCACCGCGGAACAACCCGACGGCACCGAACGGCTCTATGTCGACGGCAAGTTCTTCGCCGATCCCGACTACTGTGAAAGCTACGGCCGTGACCTGATCACCGGCGCGCCGACGGAACCGGACGAATACCGTTCGATGAATCCGGATGGGAAAGCGATGATCCGCCCGGCCGAATACCTCAGCCCGCACGAAATGCCCGACGAGGAGCGCCCGTTCGCCCTGATCACCGGCCGCACGCTCTACCACTTCCACACCCGCACCAAAACCGCCCGCGCGCCGGAGTTGCAGCGTGCGGAACCCGAGGTGTGGGTGGAGATGTCCGAACGGGACGCCAAGGAGTGCGACCTCGAAGACGGCGACCTCGCGCGGATCACCACCGCACGGGGTGCTGTGCAAGCGAAAGTGCGCCTCCGGGAGATCCGTGACGGCGTGTTGTTCCTGCCGTTCCACTACGGCTACTGGGACACCGAAGCCACCTCGGAACGAGCCGCGAACGAGCTCACGCCGACCGACTGGGATCCCGCGTCGAAGCAGCCGATCTTCAAAACCGCCGCGGCGGCCATCGCGCGGGTCGAGGAGGACCGATGA
- a CDS encoding DUF397 domain-containing protein: MQAYDPYSIGDRFAPGDWQRPATCGPNGANCVEVNLADRESIGLRDGKLPGSPVLVFDAREWEDFVASVRAGQFG; encoded by the coding sequence ATGCAGGCCTACGACCCTTATTCGATCGGCGACCGGTTCGCGCCCGGAGACTGGCAGCGCCCGGCCACCTGCGGTCCGAATGGCGCCAACTGCGTCGAAGTGAACCTGGCCGATCGCGAATCGATCGGCCTGCGCGACGGAAAGCTGCCGGGTTCACCGGTGCTGGTGTTCGACGCCCGCGAGTGGGAGGACTTCGTCGCCTCGGTGCGCGCGGGGCAGTTCGGCTGA
- a CDS encoding YdcF family protein, with translation MKRMVLVGFAALIGWGEVVHWRAARALVHPPKPARSEAVVVLGYRNRRGDRANALNRWRVRAALRSIDPALDSVLICSGAGGGPVSEAELMARYAVAECGYTGEVRLEDQSHSTWQNIHHLARLIDGVDQVKIVSHPLHAQKARLYLHHQRPDLAARLVRGADYRPGEAFLLKPLLAAHGLRQLARGKRHLARIENRDPGYLDAMTGPEQQDEAFDERNAIEERAATRSVLLPEEQAAGSEDAEAQAKEVLRDSEHRVED, from the coding sequence ATGAAACGAATGGTGCTGGTGGGCTTCGCCGCGTTGATCGGGTGGGGCGAGGTCGTGCACTGGCGTGCGGCCCGCGCGCTGGTGCACCCGCCGAAGCCCGCGCGTTCCGAGGCGGTGGTCGTGCTCGGCTACCGCAATCGACGGGGTGATCGGGCCAACGCGCTGAACCGGTGGCGGGTGCGTGCGGCACTACGGTCGATCGACCCCGCACTCGACTCCGTCTTGATCTGCTCGGGAGCAGGCGGCGGGCCGGTCTCCGAGGCCGAATTGATGGCGCGGTACGCGGTCGCCGAATGCGGGTACACCGGCGAGGTCCGGCTCGAAGACCAGTCGCACAGCACGTGGCAGAACATCCACCACCTCGCCCGCCTGATCGACGGCGTGGACCAGGTCAAGATCGTGTCGCACCCGCTGCACGCCCAGAAAGCCCGGCTCTACCTGCACCACCAGCGCCCCGACCTGGCCGCGCGGCTCGTGCGCGGCGCCGACTACCGCCCTGGCGAGGCGTTCCTGCTCAAACCGCTGCTCGCCGCGCACGGCCTGCGTCAGCTCGCGCGCGGCAAGCGGCACCTGGCCCGGATTGAGAATCGCGATCCCGGGTACCTCGACGCCATGACTGGTCCCGAACAGCAGGACGAGGCGTTCGACGAGCGCAACGCCATCGAGGAGCGAGCGGCCACCCGGTCGGTCCTGCTGCCCGAGGAACAGGCCGCGGGCAGCGAGGACGCTGAAGCTCAGGCGAAGGAAGTCTTACGGGACTCCGAACACCGGGTGGAGGACTGA
- a CDS encoding STAS domain-containing protein: MDATPPLLTVASRLLGDTVRLISVCGEVDVTTGPQLDSALAQAWAPPSPCALLVDLGNTTFFGSSGLRCLLTADHEARTHGATFGVCNPSRPALRALKAAALDGVFPLYTTTSAALAHHTP, encoded by the coding sequence ATGGACGCCACGCCGCCGCTGTTGACCGTCGCCAGTCGCCTGCTCGGTGACACCGTCCGCCTGATCTCGGTGTGCGGTGAGGTCGATGTGACCACCGGGCCACAGCTGGACAGCGCGCTGGCCCAGGCCTGGGCACCGCCGTCGCCGTGCGCCCTGCTGGTGGACCTGGGGAACACCACGTTCTTCGGCAGCTCGGGCCTGCGCTGCCTGCTGACCGCGGACCACGAGGCACGTACGCACGGCGCCACCTTCGGCGTCTGCAACCCTTCCCGCCCGGCCCTGCGAGCCCTGAAAGCCGCCGCCCTCGACGGCGTCTTCCCCCTCTACACCACCACCTCCGCCGCCCTAGCCCACCACACCCCCTAA